The Staphylococcus sp. 17KM0847 DNA segment GGTTTTATTGAAACACCTTATCGTAAAGTAGATATTGAAACAAATACGATTACAAACCAAATTGACTATTTGACAGCGGATGAAGAGGACAGTTATGTTGTTGCACAGGCAAACTCACGCTTAGATGAGAACGGTCGATTTATTGATGATGAGATTGTATGTCGTTTCCGTGGTAATAATACAACTATGGCTAAAGAAAAAATGGACTATATGGACGTGTCACCGAAGCAGGTTGTATCTGCAGCGACAGCATGTATTCCATTCTTAGAAAACGATGACTCAAACCGTGCCTTAATGGGTGCAAACATGCAACGTCAAGCAGTGCCATTGCTGAATCCTGAGTCCCCATTTGTAGGAACAGGTATGGAGCATGTGGCAGCTCGTGATTCTGGTGCGGCTGTTATTGCTAAACATCATGGTCGTGTAGAGCATGTGCAATCCAAAGAAATCCTAGTACGTCGTTTAATAGAAGACAATGGAGAAGTACGTGAAGGAGAACTTGATCGCTATCCATTAGCAAAATTTAAACGTTCTAACTCAGGAACTTGTTATAACCAACGTCCGATTATTAAAGTAGGCGATGTGGTAGATAAAGGTGAAATTTTAGCTGATGGTCCTTCAATGGAATTAGGTGAAATGGCATTAGGCCGTAACGTCGTTGTTGGATTTATGACGTGGGACGGTTATAACTATGAGGATGCCGTTATTATGAGTGAGCGTCTAGTAAAAGATGATGTCTACACTTCTATTCATATTGAAGAATATGAATCAGAAGCACGTGATACTAAGCTCGGGCCTGAAGAAATCACACGTGATATTCCAAATGTTTCTGAAAATGCACTTAAAAACTTAGATGATCGAGGTATCGTGTATGTAGGTGCAGAAGTAAAAGATGGTGATATTCTTGTAGGTAAAGTAACGCCTAAAGGTATGACAGAACTTACAGCAGAAGAGCGTTTATTACATGCGATCTTCGGTGAAAAAGCCCGTGAAGTACGTGATACATCATTGCGTGTTCCACATGGTGCAGGTGGTATCGTATTAGACGTGAAAGTTTTCAATCGTGAAGAAGGAGACGATTCCCTTTCACCGGGGGTTAACCAATTGGTGCGCGTCTATATTGTTCAAAAACGTAAAATTCATGTCGGAGATAAAATGTGTGGTCGTCACGGTAACAAAGGTGTCATCTCTAAAATTGTTCCAGAAGAAGATATGCCATATTTACCAGATGGACGCCCAATTGATATCATGTTAAATCCACTAGGTGTACCATCTCGTATGAATATTGGACAAGTATTAGAGTTACACTTAGGTATGGCTGCTAAAAACTTAGGTATTCATGTCGCTTCACCAGTATTTGATGGTGCGAATGATGATGATGTATGGTCAACAATTGAAGAAGCAGGAATGGCACGTGACGGTAAAACTGTACTGTATGATGGACGTACAGGTGAGCCGTTCGATAACCGTATTTCTGTGGGTGTGATGTACATGTTGAAACTTGCACACATGGTTGATGATAAACTTCATGCACGTTCAACAGGACCTTACTCACTCGTAACGCAACAACCACTTGGAGGTAAAGCACAATTTGGTGGTCAAAGATTCGGTGAGATGGAGGTATGGGCACTTGAAGCATACGGTGCAGCATACACGCTACAAGAGATCTTGACATACAAATCTGATGATACAGTCGGACGTGTAAAAACATATGAAGCCATCGTAAAAGGTGAAAACATCTCAAGACCAAGTGTTCCAGAATCATTCCGCGTATTAATGAAAGAACTTCAAAGTTTAGGTTTAGATGTTAAAGTGATGGACGATCAAGACAATGAAATCGAAATGCGTGACATCGAAGAAGATGACGTTCCAGATCGTAAACTTAGTGAGCAACAAGCGAATAATGTACCTGAAGCACAACAAGAAACGAATGAATAATCTACTTATCGTCTAGTATAAAGGTGTGTGAGGGGTATTATATTGCCCTTCACCATCACATTGAAATAAAGATGTTGTTATCAATCAATTTGCATAGCTAATTTAAACTAAAGGAGGTAGGCTCCTTGATTGATGTAAATAAATTCCATTACATGAAAATAGGACTCGCTTCACCAGAAAAAATTCGCTCTTGGTCTTATGGTGAAGTTAAAAAGCCAGAAACAATTAATTACCGTACACTCAAACCTGAAAAAGATGGTCTTTTCTGTGAAAGAATTTTTGGACCAACAAAAGATTGGGAATGTAGCTGTGGTAAATACAAACGTGTACGCTACAAGGGTATGATTTGTGACCGTTGTGGTGTAGAAGTAACAAAATCAAAAGTACGTCGTGAACGTATGGGACATATTGAACTTGCAGCACCTGTATCACATATTTGGTATTTTAAAGGTATTCCAAGTCGCATGGGACTTTTATTGGATATGTCACCGCGTTCTTTAGAAGAAGTTATTTATTTCGCTTCATATGTTGTAGTAGACCCTGGTCCGACCGGCTTAGAAAAGAAAACACTTCTTTCTGAAGCGGAGTTCCGTGATTATTACAGTAAGTTCCCTGGGCAGTTTACTGCCAAAATGGGTGCTGAAGGTATTAAAGATTTATTAGAGGAAATTGATTTAGACGAAGAATTAAAATTGTTACGTGACGAACTTGAATCGGCAACAGGTCAACGTTTGACACGTGCTATTAAACGTTTAGAAGTTGTAGAATCATTTAGAAACTCTGGGAACAACCCGGCATGGATGATTTTAGATGTACTGCCAATTATTCCGCCTGAAATTCGTCCAATGGTTCAACTGGATGGTGGTCGTTTTGCGACAAGTGACTTGAACGACTTGTATCGTCGTGTCATCAATCGTAACAATCGTTTGAAACGCTTATTAGACCTTGGTGCACCTGGTATCATTGTTCAAAATGAAAAACGTATGTTACAAGAAGCGGTTGATGCATTAATTGACAATGGTCGCCGAGGACGTCCGGTTACAGGTCCGGGTAACAGACCGTTGAAATCATTATCACACATGCTTAAAGGTAAGCAAGGGCGTTTCCGTCAAAACTTACTTGGTAAGCGTGTAGACTATTCTGGACGCTCGGTTATCGCAGTAGGTCCAAACTTGAAAATGTATCAATGCGGTTTACCAAAAGAGATGGCACTTGAGTTGTTCAAACCATTCGTAATGAAAGAACTTGTACAACGTGAAATTGCAACAAATATTAAGAATGCGAAAAGTAAAATTGAACGAACTGAAGATGAAGTGTGGGACGTTTTAGAAGATGTTATTACGGAACATCCAGTACTTTTAAACCGTGCACCAACCTTGCACAGATTAGGTATTCAAGCGTTTGAACCGACATTGGTTGAAGGTCGTGCAATTCGTCTACACCCACTTGTGACAACAGCATATAACGCAGACTTTGACGGGGACCAAATGGCTGTTCACGTACCATTATCTAAAGAGGCTCAAGCAGAGGCACGTATGCTTATGTTAGCAGCACAAAACATCTTGAACCCTAAGGATGGTAAACCAGTTGTTACACCATCACAAGACATGGTATTAGGTAACTACTATTTAACATTAGAGCGTAAAGATGCTGTTAACACGGGTATGTTGTTTAATGATACAAATGAAGTATTAAAAGCATATGCCAATGGTCATGTGCATTTACACACACGTATCGGTGTACAAGCATCATCATTTAACAATCCAACATTTACTGAAGAGCAAAAGCGTAAAATTTTAACAACATCTGTTGGTAAAGTGATTTTCAATGAAATCATTCCAGATTCATTTGCATACATCAACGAACCAACAGCGACAAACTTAGAGAAAAGCACACCGGATAAATATTTTGTTGATGCATCTAAGCTTGGTGAAGGTGGTTTAGCAGCATACTTTGAAGAAACTGAACTTGTACCACCATTTAATAAAAAATTCTTAGGAAACATCATCGCAGAAGTGTTTAATCGTTTCAGTATTACAGACACATCAATGATGCTTGACTTGATGAAAGATTTAGGATTTAAATACTCATCAAAAGCAGGTATTACAGTAGGTGTAGCAGATATCGTTGTACTACCAGACAAACAAGAAATCTTGGATGAATCAGAAAAACTTGTTGAACGTGTACAAAAACAATTTAGTCGTGGTTTATTAACAGAAGAAGAACGTTATAATGCGGTTATTGAGATTTGGACACAAGCAAAAGATAAAATTCAAGCAAAACTGATGAAATCCCTTGATAAAACCAACCCAATCTTTATGATGAGTGACTCGGGTGCTCGTGGTAATGCATCGAACTTTACACAATTAGCAGGTATGCGTGGTTTGATGGCCGCTCCATCTGGTAAAATTATCGAGTTGCCAATTACATCATCATTCCGCGAAGGATTGACTGTTTTAGAGTACTTTATCTCAACACACGGTGCGCGTAAAGGTCTTGCCGATACAGCATTGAAGACGGCTGACTCAGGTTACTTAACACGACGCCTAGTTGATGTTGCACAAGATGTTATTGTACGTGAAGAAGACTGTGGTACAGATCGTGGTTTACTTGTTTCAGACATTAAAGAAGGCACTGAGATGATTGAACCATTTATCGAACGTATTGAAGGCCGTTATTCTAAAGAAACAATTCGTCATCCAGAAACAGATAAAATCATTATCCGTCCTGATGAACTAATCACTGCTGAAATTGCCAAAGAGATTACAGATGCTGGCATTGAGGAAATGTATATTCGCTCAGCATTTACATGTAACACACGTCACGGTGTATGTGAAAAATGTTACGGTAAAAACTTAGCAACTGGTGAAAAAGTTGAAGTGGGTGAAGCAGTAGGTACGATTGCCGCTCAATCAATTGGTGAACCAGGTACACAGTTAACAATGCGTACATTCCATACAGGTGGTGTAGCAGGTAGCGATATCACACAAGGTTTGCCACGTATTCAAGAAATCTTTGAAGCACGTAATCCAAAAGGTCAAGCTGTTATTACAGAGATAGAGGGTGTCATTGATAACATCACAGTTGGCAAAGACAGACAACAAGAAATCGTTGTTAAAGGTGCCAATGAAACACGCTCATATCTTGCATCAGGGACATCACGCTTAAAAGTGGAAATCGGTCAATCTGTTGAACGTGGCGAAGTATTAACAGAAGGATCTATCGAACCGAAAAACTACTTAGCCGTAGCCGGTTTAACAGCTACTGAAGCCTACTTATTGAAAGAGGTACAAAAAGTTTATCGTATGCAAGGTGTAGAAATTGATGATAAACACGTAGAAGTCATGGTACGTCAAATGCTGCGTAAAGTTCGTATTATCGAAGCAGGAGATACGAAACTTTTACCAGGATCATTAGTAGATATTCACAACTTTACAGATGCAAACCGTGAAGCATTCAAAGAGCGTAAGCGTCCAGCAACAGCAAAACCAGTATTACTAGGTATTACAAAAGCATCACTTGAGACAGAAAGTTTCTTATCTGCAGCGTCATTCCAAGAAACAACACGTGTTCTTACAGACGCAGCGATAAAAGGTAAGCGAGATGACTTACTCGGTCTTAAAGAAAACGTTATTATCGGTAAGCTTATTCCAGCTGGTACGGGTATGAAACGTTATAGTGATGTGTCACTTGAAAAAGAAGAAATGCCCCGTAATATAGAAGAGCCACTTATGACTGAATAATTATTGTTGTACCGTAAAATCATAGATTGATCATGAGAACAATATATCGGTAAACAAAGAAGAAGTGACTATAAATTTTTAACAACACTTGATAGTGTTTAAGAAGATGATATTAAAATTCTTAAACCTAGTTGTGATTGATGGAGCAATAAAACCTTAATGATAACAAAGGTTTTGTTGCTCTATCTTCAATTTGTTGAACTTTTGGGTTATATGTGCGATACGTGATAGCGTATAATATAGAAAGTACTGCAAAATTTATATATTTATAGATAATAAGTGTTGACGAACCATTTAGAGAGATGATAATATAGTAAAGGTTGATGCAAGCAGTACTTTGGAGGATATGTAAATGTCTAATGAAAAAGTCACACGCTTCAATGGGCAAGCCTACGTTGTTGGTCTTAAAGAGACGCTAAAAGCATTGAAGAGACAACGCGTTAAACAATTGATTATAGGTGAAGATGTGAATGTGCATCTATTAGCACGCGTGTTAAGCTTTGCCAATCAAAATAAGATACCTATTGAATTCTTTTCAAGTCGACAAGTGCTTGGAGAGTATGTTGGTATAAAAGTGAAAGCAACAGTAGTTGCTTTGCTAAAATGAGATTAGTAAGTAGTAATGCTTACTAAATTTTATTTAACTTTAAAATGAACCACCTGGATGTGTGGAATTAAGAAGATGAGAGAGGAGGACACTTAAATGCCTACTATTAACCAATTAGTACGTAAACCAAGAAAGAGCAAAACTCAAAAATCAGATTCACCTGCTTTAAATAGAGGTTTCAACAGTCAGAAAAAACAATTCACAAAGCTAAATTCACCACAAAAACGTGGTGTATGTACACGTGTGGGTACTATGACACCTAAGAAACCAAACTCTGCGTTACGTAAATATGCACGTGTGCGTTTATCTAACAATATCGAAGTAAACGCATATATCCCTGGTATCGGACACAACTTACAAGAACACAGTGTTGTACTTGTTCGTGGTGGACGTGTGAAAGACTTACCTGGTGTGCGTTACCATATCGTACGTGGTGCATTAGATACGTCAGGTGTTGACGGTCGTATGCAAAGCCGTTCATTATACGGTACTAAAAAACCTAAAAAATAAGTTTTCGTAATTGGAAACTCAATTTAAAATTTAAGACGATTTAATGATAAATATATTATAATAGGAAGGGAGGACTTGTATTATGCCTCGTAAAGGATCAGTACCTAAAAGAGATGTGTTACCGGATCCAATTCACAACTCTAAGCTAGTAACAAAGTTAATCAACAAAATCATGTTAGATGGTAAACGTGGAACTGCACAACGTATTCTTTACTCAGCATTTGACCTAGTTCAAGAACGTTCTGGTCGTGATGCTATGGAAGTATTCGATGAAGCAATCAACAATATTATGCCAGTACTTGAAGTTAAAGCTCGCCGTGTAGGTGGTTCAAACTACCAAGTACCTGTAGAAGTTCGTCCAGAGCGTCGTACTACTTTAGGTTTACGTTGGTTAGTAAACTATGCGCGTCTTCGTGGTGAAAAAACTATGGAGGAGCGTTTAGCTAACGAAATCTTAGACGCAGCCAATAACACTGGTGGTGCCGTTAAGAAACGTGAAGACACGCACAAAATGGCTGAAGCGAACAAAGCATTTGCTCACTACCGCTGGTAAGATAATTGCTAATTCCCTGAGCACGAAGCGTATAGACACTCATCAACATGCTGCATAGCTATTGATTCTTTTGTCTTGCACTTGCTTAGGGTAAAGCTATATCTAATAATTTAATCCAATATTCTGGAAGGAGAAAGAATACCCATGGGAAGAGACTTTTCGTTGAAAAATACGCGTAATATCGGTATCATGGCGCACATTGATGCTGGTAAAACGACGACTACTGAACGTATTCTTTATTACACTGGACGTATTCATAAAATTGGTGAAACACATGAAGGTGCTTCACAAATGGACTGGATGGAACAAGAACAAGACCGTGGTATTACAATTACATCAGCTGCAACAACAGCTGCATGGAATGGTCACCGTGTAAACATCATCGATACACCTGGACACGTAGACTTCACTGTTGAGGTTGAACGTTCATTACGTGTACTTGATGGTGCTGTAACTGTACTTGATGCACAATCAGGTGTAGAACCACAAACTGAAACAGTTTGGCGACAAGCAACAACTTATGGTGTACCACGTATCGTATTTGTAAACAAGATGGACAAAATGGGTGCAAACTTTGATTATGCAGTAAGCACTTTACATGACCGTTTACAAGCTAATGCTGCACCTATTCAATTACCAATTGGTGCTGAAGATGAGTTTGAAGCAATCATTGACTTAGTTGAAATGAAATGTTTCAAATATAACAACGATTTAGGTACAGAAATTGATGAAATTGAAATCCCAGAAGATTATCAAGAGCGTGCAGAAGAAGCACGTGAAGCATTAATTGAAGCAGTAGCTGAAACTAATGATAATTTAATGGAAAAATACTTAGGTGGAGAAGAACTTACTGTAGCTGAGCTTAAAGACGCAATTCGTCAAGCAACAACAGATGTTGAATTCTACCCAGTATTATGTGGTACAGCATTTAAAAACAAAGGTGTTCAACTTATGTTAGATGCTGTTATTGATTACTTACCATCTCCATTAGATGTTAAGCCGATCGTTGGACATCGTTCTGACAACCCTGAAGAAGAAGTTATTGCTAGAGCTGATGATGATGCAGAATTCGCAGCGTTAGCATTCAAAGTTATGACTGACCCTTATGTTGGTAAATTAACATTCTTCCGAGTGTACTCTGGTACATTAACTTCAGGTTCTTATGTTAAAAACTCAACAAAAGATAAACGTGAGCGTGTAGGACGTATCCTACAAATGCATGCTAACTCACGTCAAGAGATTAGCACTGTATACTCAGGTGATATCGCAGCTGCAGTAGGTCTTAAAGACACTGCAACGGGTGACACGCTTTGTGGCGAGAAAAATGACATCATTCTTGAGTCTATGGAATTCCCAGAGCCTGTTATTCACTTATCAGTTGAGCCAAAATCAAAAGCTGACCAAGATAAGATGGCACAAGCACTTCAAAAACTTCAAGAAGAAGACCCAACTTTCAAAGCACATACAGATGAAGAAACAGGTCAAGTTATTATCGGTGGTATGGGTGAACTTCACCTTGATATCATTGTAGACCGTATGAAGAAAGAATTTAATGTAGAGGCTAATGTGGGTGCACCAATGGTATCTTACCGTGAAACATTCAAACAAGCAGCTGCAGTACAAGGTAAATTCTCTCGTCAATCTGGTGGTCGTGGTCAATATGGTGATGTTCATATTGAATTTACACCTAATGAAACGGGTGAAGGTTTTGAATTTGAGAATGCTATCGTTGGTGGTGTAGTTCCACGTGAATACATCCCATCAGTTGAACAGGGTCTTAAAGATGCAATGGAAAACGGTGTATTAGCGGGATATCCATTAATCGATGTTAAAGCAAAATTATTTGATGGTTCATACCATGATGTCGACTCATCTGAAATGGCCTTCAAAATTGCTGCATCATTAGCACTTAAAGAAGCTGCTAAAAAATGTGAACCTGTACTATTAGAACCAATGATGAAAGTTACTATTGAAATGCCAGAAGAGTATCTTGGTGATATCATGGGTGATGTAACTGCTCGTCGTGGTCGAGTAGATGGTATGGAAGCACGTGGTAATGCACAAGTTGTTAATGCATATGTACCACTTTCAGAAATGTTTGGTTATGCAACATCATTGCGTTCTAATACGCAAGGTCGCGGTACTTACACAATGTACTTTGATCATTATGCAGAAGTACCAAAATCAATTTCTGAAGAGATTATCAAAAAAAACAAAGGTGAATAATCACTAAGTGTGAACTTCCCTTGTTTATAAATTGATTTTTTTAGTAAAATGCTTTATAAAGGT contains these protein-coding regions:
- the rpoC gene encoding DNA-directed RNA polymerase subunit beta' is translated as MIDVNKFHYMKIGLASPEKIRSWSYGEVKKPETINYRTLKPEKDGLFCERIFGPTKDWECSCGKYKRVRYKGMICDRCGVEVTKSKVRRERMGHIELAAPVSHIWYFKGIPSRMGLLLDMSPRSLEEVIYFASYVVVDPGPTGLEKKTLLSEAEFRDYYSKFPGQFTAKMGAEGIKDLLEEIDLDEELKLLRDELESATGQRLTRAIKRLEVVESFRNSGNNPAWMILDVLPIIPPEIRPMVQLDGGRFATSDLNDLYRRVINRNNRLKRLLDLGAPGIIVQNEKRMLQEAVDALIDNGRRGRPVTGPGNRPLKSLSHMLKGKQGRFRQNLLGKRVDYSGRSVIAVGPNLKMYQCGLPKEMALELFKPFVMKELVQREIATNIKNAKSKIERTEDEVWDVLEDVITEHPVLLNRAPTLHRLGIQAFEPTLVEGRAIRLHPLVTTAYNADFDGDQMAVHVPLSKEAQAEARMLMLAAQNILNPKDGKPVVTPSQDMVLGNYYLTLERKDAVNTGMLFNDTNEVLKAYANGHVHLHTRIGVQASSFNNPTFTEEQKRKILTTSVGKVIFNEIIPDSFAYINEPTATNLEKSTPDKYFVDASKLGEGGLAAYFEETELVPPFNKKFLGNIIAEVFNRFSITDTSMMLDLMKDLGFKYSSKAGITVGVADIVVLPDKQEILDESEKLVERVQKQFSRGLLTEEERYNAVIEIWTQAKDKIQAKLMKSLDKTNPIFMMSDSGARGNASNFTQLAGMRGLMAAPSGKIIELPITSSFREGLTVLEYFISTHGARKGLADTALKTADSGYLTRRLVDVAQDVIVREEDCGTDRGLLVSDIKEGTEMIEPFIERIEGRYSKETIRHPETDKIIIRPDELITAEIAKEITDAGIEEMYIRSAFTCNTRHGVCEKCYGKNLATGEKVEVGEAVGTIAAQSIGEPGTQLTMRTFHTGGVAGSDITQGLPRIQEIFEARNPKGQAVITEIEGVIDNITVGKDRQQEIVVKGANETRSYLASGTSRLKVEIGQSVERGEVLTEGSIEPKNYLAVAGLTATEAYLLKEVQKVYRMQGVEIDDKHVEVMVRQMLRKVRIIEAGDTKLLPGSLVDIHNFTDANREAFKERKRPATAKPVLLGITKASLETESFLSAASFQETTRVLTDAAIKGKRDDLLGLKENVIIGKLIPAGTGMKRYSDVSLEKEEMPRNIEEPLMTE
- the rpsG gene encoding 30S ribosomal protein S7; translated protein: MPRKGSVPKRDVLPDPIHNSKLVTKLINKIMLDGKRGTAQRILYSAFDLVQERSGRDAMEVFDEAINNIMPVLEVKARRVGGSNYQVPVEVRPERRTTLGLRWLVNYARLRGEKTMEERLANEILDAANNTGGAVKKREDTHKMAEANKAFAHYRW
- the fusA gene encoding elongation factor G, whose translation is MGRDFSLKNTRNIGIMAHIDAGKTTTTERILYYTGRIHKIGETHEGASQMDWMEQEQDRGITITSAATTAAWNGHRVNIIDTPGHVDFTVEVERSLRVLDGAVTVLDAQSGVEPQTETVWRQATTYGVPRIVFVNKMDKMGANFDYAVSTLHDRLQANAAPIQLPIGAEDEFEAIIDLVEMKCFKYNNDLGTEIDEIEIPEDYQERAEEAREALIEAVAETNDNLMEKYLGGEELTVAELKDAIRQATTDVEFYPVLCGTAFKNKGVQLMLDAVIDYLPSPLDVKPIVGHRSDNPEEEVIARADDDAEFAALAFKVMTDPYVGKLTFFRVYSGTLTSGSYVKNSTKDKRERVGRILQMHANSRQEISTVYSGDIAAAVGLKDTATGDTLCGEKNDIILESMEFPEPVIHLSVEPKSKADQDKMAQALQKLQEEDPTFKAHTDEETGQVIIGGMGELHLDIIVDRMKKEFNVEANVGAPMVSYRETFKQAAAVQGKFSRQSGGRGQYGDVHIEFTPNETGEGFEFENAIVGGVVPREYIPSVEQGLKDAMENGVLAGYPLIDVKAKLFDGSYHDVDSSEMAFKIAASLALKEAAKKCEPVLLEPMMKVTIEMPEEYLGDIMGDVTARRGRVDGMEARGNAQVVNAYVPLSEMFGYATSLRSNTQGRGTYTMYFDHYAEVPKSISEEIIKKNKGE
- the rpoB gene encoding DNA-directed RNA polymerase subunit beta, which codes for MAGQFVQYGRHRKRRNYARISEVLELPNLIEIQTKSYDWFLKEGLLEMFRDISPIEDFTGNLSLEFVDYRLGEPKYDLEESKNRDATYAAPLRVKVRLIIKETGEVKDQEVFMGDFPLMTETGTFVINGAERVIVSQLVRSPSVYFNEKLDKNGRVNYDATVIPNRGAWLEYETDAKDIVYVRIDRTRKLPLTVLLRALGYSTDQEIIDLIGDNEYLRNTLEKDSTENTDQALLEIYERLRPGEPPTLENAKSLLYSRFFDPKRYDLASVGRYKANKKLHLKHRLFNQKLAEPIVNTETGEIVAEEGTVLDRRKLDEIMEVLESNANAQVYELPDSIVDEPVEVQSIKVYVPNDEEGRTTTVIGNAFPDSEVKCITPADIVASMSYFFNLLHGIGYTDDIDHLGNRRLRSVGELLQNQFRIGLSRMERVVRERMSIQDTDSITPQQLINIRPVIASIKEFFGSSQLSQFMDQANPLAELTHKRRLSALGPGGLTRERAQMEVRDVHYSHYGRMCPIETPEGPNIGLINSLSSYARVNEFGFIETPYRKVDIETNTITNQIDYLTADEEDSYVVAQANSRLDENGRFIDDEIVCRFRGNNTTMAKEKMDYMDVSPKQVVSAATACIPFLENDDSNRALMGANMQRQAVPLLNPESPFVGTGMEHVAARDSGAAVIAKHHGRVEHVQSKEILVRRLIEDNGEVREGELDRYPLAKFKRSNSGTCYNQRPIIKVGDVVDKGEILADGPSMELGEMALGRNVVVGFMTWDGYNYEDAVIMSERLVKDDVYTSIHIEEYESEARDTKLGPEEITRDIPNVSENALKNLDDRGIVYVGAEVKDGDILVGKVTPKGMTELTAEERLLHAIFGEKAREVRDTSLRVPHGAGGIVLDVKVFNREEGDDSLSPGVNQLVRVYIVQKRKIHVGDKMCGRHGNKGVISKIVPEEDMPYLPDGRPIDIMLNPLGVPSRMNIGQVLELHLGMAAKNLGIHVASPVFDGANDDDVWSTIEEAGMARDGKTVLYDGRTGEPFDNRISVGVMYMLKLAHMVDDKLHARSTGPYSLVTQQPLGGKAQFGGQRFGEMEVWALEAYGAAYTLQEILTYKSDDTVGRVKTYEAIVKGENISRPSVPESFRVLMKELQSLGLDVKVMDDQDNEIEMRDIEEDDVPDRKLSEQQANNVPEAQQETNE
- the rpsL gene encoding 30S ribosomal protein S12 codes for the protein MPTINQLVRKPRKSKTQKSDSPALNRGFNSQKKQFTKLNSPQKRGVCTRVGTMTPKKPNSALRKYARVRLSNNIEVNAYIPGIGHNLQEHSVVLVRGGRVKDLPGVRYHIVRGALDTSGVDGRMQSRSLYGTKKPKK
- a CDS encoding ribosomal L7Ae/L30e/S12e/Gadd45 family protein, translating into MSNEKVTRFNGQAYVVGLKETLKALKRQRVKQLIIGEDVNVHLLARVLSFANQNKIPIEFFSSRQVLGEYVGIKVKATVVALLK